ACTATGTTTTTCGAATAAGTGAGATTACTTTTAAATATAAACTGAAAATGTCTATCTACAGTGCTCTGCTGACTAGAAGTTTCCTGGGACAAGCAGACCCGCATTACAATCAGAGGATTTCTTGTCAGCTGAGCACAGTACTTGCCATTACATTGTTAGTATTGGCATAAAATGATATTTACTGAAAGATCTGAAGATACTATTTTCTTATACTAGAAGAATGTAAAAATAAGGTACATTTTTATCAAAACAATACTAATGTTAAATAGTATAATATGTAAGTTAAAGTGCCTTTGTGATTATCTATTTAACACATTAGCATTATAGGAGAGATGCGAATGTTTATGCTATTGCGTGTGTGAATACATCTTATTAAACTTTGATGTATTTGTACTGAATATTATGTGAATATGATATACCGAAAACAGGGATTGCCAAAGATATGCTCATTGGCAGTTGAGCTACCTGTAAGGATCTTGTAcagaagaattaaaaaatatatgaagcaAGCCTGATGAACTTTTCCGCGGGCCACACGACTTTCCCTTCAGCTAACTGATTTCTCCACTACCAAAAATGCAAGCGACGAGAATTACGGTATGCGTGCGAATAGACTCTCGTACCCAGCGTAAACAGAAAAATAACAAGCGCAATAGGAACACTCGTTAATTCTCCCACCATTTTACTCGATGCCAGGTACTGAAGGTCTCGCGTTATTCTGCCTTCCCCCACTCCTCAAAAATAACATTTAGCTTATTTTTTGGCTATACTGCTCGCTATCTCTATACCGCGGTCCGCGACTTTTCGGCGATCGAGTGGGAGGTTAAGCAAGTGGGGGGAAAGGACCAATCATGGCCCGCGGGCCTCTAGTTTATCAGGCTTAATATAGGATATACTAATATTGACGGTGCAAACTTTGGGTACGCAGTGTtcatcaaaataaataaaagtgtgTTAGTGAATATAGTTGTAGGaatcaaattttcaaatcataagGAAAATTTTATATCACCACAGGTGTTCGAAGTGTTTTACGCCTATTTCAATGCATGTCTCGTCACGTATCCTCAGTAAAGTTCGCTCAAGAATGTCAGGTTTCACTCTTATTTCTCGACGAGAAATTGGCATAGCAATCGCAAACAGAGGACATTTGAGTCAACAATTTTGTAATAGGTATGTCTTTTAATTTGTAAACTAGTGAATTCTAGACCAAAGTTTACTAATAGTTTTGTACTTATTTTGATAAGTtatttacacatttttaaacGCGTGCAAATCGCAAACAGATGATGTCTCGAATCAAAATGAAAGAAAGACACTTCAGGCACTGATAAAATCAAATTTGCCTTTGCAACTCGGacattattaacttttaaagtcACTTTTATTAACACTTTTTTCATTTGGACGAGTATTATATTTATGTACCCAAAGTTTGTactatatttattcttttttaaacTTCGAAAATAAGATTTCAGTCTTACGTGACATTAATTACGTTTTGTTTTCTTCTAACAGCACTGAGCATAAACATTGATATTATGTACTATTTGTGATAAATTTATGTTTTATAGCCATAATATTGTTATTACTTCAACAAAGTATACAAATTGAATTAACTATCATCTTTTGtggttatattttataattatgtaAATCTGACAATAAGCTTCTTATAGATCATTTTTTGAGTTTATGTAGAATATTCTTTAATAGTGATTTTTTCTTGTTGAaatctataaaaatatattttttaacattaagtTATGCCTCGCTTAATGTACCCTCTAATacttatatattatttatacacCAGCATGAGTGTAAGGTTTTACACGTTCAACTGAAAGAATTTCATGTACAAATGTTCTTTAtgtctttatttattttaaatatcattAGTTACAGATTAAGATGGTAATTCATATAACTTATGATTTCCGTCAATCCAATGTTTCGTACCTTCCTTTCCCAATTTACATCAAATTCTTCTGTAATAAATAATATCCAAATAAAGTATTGGGTTTTTAtatcataaatatatttttaaagaataatgaTTACATTCAGAATACGATATATCCTTCACTCTAATCATTTCAGAAGACCGTCGTAATTTTCatcatttaatatttttaagcatGTTTATTAGAAATTTGAAGTTGTACTCACCATAGGTTGAGTTTCCACGATTTTAGAACTTTTTAAAACTCTTCTTTGATCCTGTACCTTTAGAGACCTTCAAGACATTAAATCTTACTGTTTTACTGAGTGGTCTGCATTCTCCAATAGTGACTACGTCACCAATTTCTACATCCCTGTAATAAATAacagtaataataaatataaagaaaCATGTTTGCTTATTGCAAATGTATTATGTACACATTTTTATTCAGGAGACGTATATATAATACTTCAATTTGTTCTTCAGAAGACCGTCGTCTAATATCATCATACAATTCAATATTCATTAATCTAAAGAGTTTAAAAGTTACATAAAATGATCATATAATACTAACCTGAAGCAAGGACTTAGATGTACACTCATATTACGATGACGTTTCTCAAAACGATTGTATTTTCTGATGTAATGTAGATAATCCCTACGTATAACAATGGTCCGTTGCATTTTCATTTTTTGTACCACACCAGTGAG
The Colletes latitarsis isolate SP2378_abdomen chromosome 14, iyColLati1, whole genome shotgun sequence DNA segment above includes these coding regions:
- the Rps11 gene encoding ribosomal protein S11; this encodes MADQTERAFQKQPTIFLNRKKGLGPKRRKPMRYSRNVGLGFKTPREALEGTYIDKKCPFTGNISIRGRILTGVVQKMKMQRTIVIRRDYLHYIRKYNRFEKRHRNMSVHLSPCFRDVEIGDVVTIGECRPLSKTVRFNVLKVSKGTGSKKSFKKF